One genomic window of Oncorhynchus clarkii lewisi isolate Uvic-CL-2024 chromosome 5, UVic_Ocla_1.0, whole genome shotgun sequence includes the following:
- the LOC139408580 gene encoding ubiquitin-conjugating enzyme E2 G1-like, with product MTDQSSLLLRKQLAELNKNPVEGFSAGLIDDDDIHQWEVVVIGPQDTLFEGGFFKAYLTFPHDYPHRPPKMKFITEIWHPNVAKNGDVCISILHEPGEDKFGYEKPEERWLPIHTVETIMISVISMLADPNGDSPANVDAAKEWREDPCGEFKRKVARCVRKSQEMAFD from the exons ATGACTGATCAATCATCACTGCTGCTTCGAAAACAACTGGCAG AACTCAACAAGAACCCCGTGGAGGGATTTTCTGCCGGTCTCATAGACGATGATGACATCCATCAGTGGGAGGTGGTCGTTATTGGCCCTCAAGATACATTATT TGAGGGTGGTTTCTTTAAAGCCTACCTGACCTTTCCCCATGACTACCCTCATAGGCCCCCGAAGATGAAGTTCATCACAGAAATATGGCATCCCAATG tggCAAAGAATGGTGACGTGTGTATCTCCATTCTGCATGAGCCCGGAGAGGACAAgtttggctatgaaaagcctGAGGAGCGCTGGCTGCCCATCCACACTGTAGAGACCATCATGATCAGTGTCATCTCCATGCTGGCCGACCCGAACGGCGACTCACCCGCCAACGTGGACGCAGCC aaggaatggagagaggatcCTTGCGGAGAGTTCAAGAGGAAGGTAGCTCGCTGTGTACGAAAGAGTCAGGAGATGGCGTTTGACTAG